One Perca flavescens isolate YP-PL-M2 chromosome 14, PFLA_1.0, whole genome shotgun sequence genomic window carries:
- the sacm1la gene encoding phosphatidylinositol-3-phosphatase SAC1-A codes for MATAYERYNLHTTPEKFFIEACDEGADAVLAIDRVSNEMTLTGKKDVPPSAVTRPICGIMGTIRLVAGMYLIVITRKRNVGSLLGHAVWKAVDFDVISYKKTVLHLSEIQSQENKTFLSMINNVLTTDGFYFCTDYDLTHTLQRLANTSPDFQEMSLLERADQRFVWNGNLLRELAAQPELHKFALPVVHGFIVMKPCRINGKIFEWILISRRSCFRAGVRYYLRGIDSEGHAANFVETEQIVLYEGAKASFIQTRGSMPFYWSQRPNLKYKPKPIISKTTNHMDGFQRHFDSQLLIYGKQTILNLVNQKGSEKPLEQAFAKMVSGMNNGMLNYIAFDFHKECSAMRWDRLQILVDDVAETQEEYGYFMVNSEGKTVAQQRGVFRSNCMDCLDRTNVIQSLLARRSLQSQLQRMGVLNVGQRIEEQAEFEKIYKNAWADNANACAVQYAGTGALKTDFTRTGKRTRWGLLMDGWNSMIRYYKNNFSDGFRQDSIDLFLGNFAVDESDGPTPLRVQKDWKFLTLPIIMLVAFSMCIVCLLMAGDTWTETLAYVTFWGAASAITATIILFNGQDFVDAPKLVHKEKLD; via the exons ATGGCGACTGCCTACGAGAGATACAATTT GCACACAACCCCAGAGAAGTTCTTCATCGAGGCCTGCGATGAGGGGGCTGATGCTGTGCTGGCCATCGACAGGGTCTCAAATGAGATGACCCTCACAG GTAAAAAAGATGTCCCTCCCTCGGCGGTCACCAGGCCCATATGTGGCATCATGGGAACCATTCGCCTGGTAGCAG GCATGTACCTGATCGTCATCACCAGGAAGAGGAACGTGGGCAGCCTGCTGGGCCACGCTGTGTGGAAGGCTGTGGATTTTGACGTGATCTCTTATAAGAAGACAGTGCTGCATCTCTCAGAGATCCAG TCTCAGGAGAATAAGACTTTCCTGTCCATGATTAACAACGTGCTGACTACAGACGGCTTCTACTTCTGCACTGACTACGACCTGACACACACTCTGCAGCGGCTGGCAAACACCAGCCCTGACTTCCAAGAGATGAGTCTGCTGGAGAGG GCAGATCAGCGGTTTGTGTGGAATGGGAACCTCCTGAGAGAACTGGCTGCACAGCCAGAG CTTCATAAGTTTGCACTTCCTGTTGTCCATGGAT TCATCGTCATGAAGCCATGTCGTATAAACGGAAAGATCTTTGAGTGGATCCTCATATCCAGGAGAAGCTGCTTCCGGGCCGGCGTCAGATATTACCTTCGAG GCATCGACTCTGAAGGCCATGCTGCTAACTTTGTGGAGACTGAGCAGATAGTTTTGTATGAGGGAGCAAAGGCTTCATTTATACAG ACCCGAGGCTCCATGCCCTTTTACTGGAGTCAGAGGCCCAACCTCAAATACAAACCTAAACCTATAATCAGCAAAACCACCAATCAC ATGGATGGTTTCCAGAGGCATTTCGACTCTCAGCTTCTCATCTATGGGAAGCAAACTATTCTGAACCTG GTGAACCAGAAAGGCTCAGAGAAGCCTCTAGAACAGGCTTTTGCCAAGATGGTGTCTGGCATGAACAACGGTATGCTCAA TTACATAGCCTTCGACTTCCACAAAGAGTGCAGCGCCATGAGATGGGACCGCCTCCAGATCTTAGTGGATGATGTCGCTGAGACACAAGAGGAATACGG TTACTTCATGGTGAACTCGGAGGGGAAGACGGTGGCCCAGCAGAGAGGAGTCTTCCGCAGTAACTGCATGGACTGCCTGGACAGGACCAACGTCATCCAGAGCCTGCTGGCCCGGCGCTCCTTACAGTCTCAGCTTCAG aggATGGGGGTTCTGAATGTGGGTCAGCGGATTGAAGAGCAGGCTGAGTTTGAAAAGATCTACAAGAACG CATGGGCTGACAATGCCAATGCATGCGCTGTACAGTACGCAGGAACCGGAGCCTTGAAAACGGACTTCACAAG AACGGGGAAGAGGACCAGGTGGGGGCTGCTGATGGATGGCTGGAACTCAATGATCCGCTACTACAAAAATAACTTCTCTGATGGATTCAGACAG gACTCCATTGACCTGTTTCTGGGTAACTTTGCTGTCGATGAGTCTGATGGACCCACTCCTCTTCGTGTGCAGAAGGACTGGAAGTTCCTCACG CTGCCCATTATTATGCTGGTGGCGTTTTCCATGTGCATCGTGTGTCTTCTCATGGCTG
- the c14h6orf47 gene encoding uncharacterized protein C6orf47 homolog — protein sequence MTAVVGKAWGWLRSWGGTEVSENATTVTAKGQMHDFSKQGPKGWTSWIWGGLRQSDQSSPVEEYWEAQEKLQPMEMNVQETGANSQQVTRWWNKYLHTSYLPWPRKTEASGLRRRKRDGQSVDPWDCDVDGDFSDYGTPPPSPTPPSFQLTSPFRLFAHSLKVEIVPEHYEISFNFLRHLFDLFVVGFLWTVSPPAKLILEVLGVQGALRLWLHGMAMFFVSTVGMAGLLWLIQEYLPQFALIYGIVQALVISVSVRQSVMLGVEVEKEEKDDEGMETEEPKEKIVSVKDKVKTS from the coding sequence ATGACAGCTGTGGTAGGCAAAGCATGGGGGTGGCTGCGCTCATGGGGCGGCACTGAGGTGTCAGAGAATGCCACCACGGTGACAGCCAAGGGCCAGATGCATGACTTCAGCAAGCAGGGTCCCAAGGGGTGGACCTCTTGGATCTGGGGAGGGTTGAGACAAAGTGACCAAAGCAGTCCAGTGGAGGAGTACTGGGAGGCGCAGGAGAAGCTTCAGCCCATGGAAATGAATGTCCAGGAGACGGGGGCAAATTCACAGCAAGTTACTAGGTGGTGGAACAAATATCTCCACACTTCTTACCTTCCGTGGCCAAGGAAAACGGAAGCAAGCGGACTGAGACGCAGGAAACGGGATGGTCAGAGTGTAGATCCGTGGGACTGTGATGTTGATGGGGACTTTTCTGACTACGGGACGCCTCCTCCGTCTCCTACACCTCCTTCCTTTCAGCTGACATCCCCCTTTCGACTCTTTGCGCACAGTTTGAAGGTGGAAATCGTGCCGGAGCACTACGAGATCTCTTTCAACTTCCTCCGCCACTTGTTTGATCTGTTTGTGGTGGGCTTCCTGTGGACTGTGTCCCCCCCTGCCAAGCTGATCCTGGAGGTGTTGGGGGTCCAGGGAGCGCTGAGGCTGTGGCTCCATGGTATGGCCATGTTCTTTGTCTCCACAGTTGGGATGGCAGGATTACTGTGGTTGATCCAGGAGTATCTCCCTCAGTTTGCGTTGATCTATGGCATCGTCCAGGCACTGGTGATTTCGGTCAGCGTTCGCCAGAGTGTGATGCTCGGCGTAGAGgtagaaaaagaagagaaggaTGATGAGGGCATGGAGACCGAGGAACCCAAAGAAAAGATTGTGTCTGTTAAGGACAAGGTGAAGACGAGTTAA